One part of the [Synechococcus] sp. NIES-970 genome encodes these proteins:
- a CDS encoding hypothetical protein (conserved hypothetical protein): MLRNHILLATAVACSFVGEMTIADADIGQHPYRLQAAQIAMGSTGERPRDLTDKLDLDANQRQQIQAIRDNYRSEMGAQYGVMRQEQSTMRALLLNDNSSRTELEAQHRVLTQVRRELADLHFQQMLDIREVLTPEQRAELAQHMAEKRRGDRPQNSSQSQGRWRSWFGRR, translated from the coding sequence ATGTTGAGAAATCATATTTTATTGGCGACTGCGGTAGCTTGCTCTTTTGTGGGAGAAATGACGATCGCCGATGCTGACATCGGCCAACATCCCTACCGACTACAGGCCGCTCAAATTGCCATGGGTTCCACGGGAGAACGGCCAAGGGACCTAACCGATAAACTCGACCTCGATGCCAATCAACGGCAACAAATTCAGGCTATTCGCGACAATTATCGCAGTGAAATGGGAGCGCAGTATGGGGTGATGCGACAAGAACAAAGCACAATGCGGGCTCTTCTCCTCAATGACAATAGCAGTCGCACTGAGCTTGAAGCCCAGCACCGTGTCTTGACCCAGGTGCGCCGAGAATTAGCGGATCTCCATTTTCAGCAAATGCTCGACATCCGTGAAGTGTTGACCCCTGAGCAGCGGGCAGAACTGGCCCAACACATGGCCGAAAAACGTCGAGGCGATCGCCCCCAAAACTCTTCCCAAAGCCAAGGCCGTTGGCGCAGTTGGTTCGGGCGTCGCTGA